In the genome of Candidatus Zixiibacteriota bacterium, the window TCTTCCATTTCGGTATAAAGCCTGCCCGTTCAATTGCCTTTATTGCCAGTATGGCTTTACCGGCGCCAGAGGCCACACTGTTTCCCTGGAGGAGAGGGAATTTCCTTCCGAAAGTGATGTCACATACGCTCTGGAGGAAGCGCTCAAGGAGTATCCGCTGGTTTCCTACCTGACATTTTCAGGAAACGGCGAGCCGACTCTTCATCCCCGATTCTCCCGGATAGTCGATGCCGTAAAAAATGTCCGGGACAGACTCAATCCGGAAATCAAGGTTGCGATTCTTTCCAATTCGGCCCTTATCGGGAATGAAGACGTTCGCGAAGGGCTGAAGAAACTCGATATCCGCTATATGAAGCTGGACGTTGGCGATAACGCCTTTTTTCAGAAATTTAACCGTCCTCATCCCGAGGTTGACTTTGAGACGATTATTGAAGGATTGCGAGCGCTGGGGGATATCACAATACAATCGCTTTTTGCCGGAGGACCCAATGGCAATGCAGGGGAGAAGGCGGTCAATGCCTGGATAAGCCGAATTGCAGAGATTAAGCCGCAGGAATGCCATATTTACTCGCTGGACCGTCCTGCCGCCGACCGGACTCTGACTCCGCTTAACCGCGATGACCTGGAGAGTATTAAATATCAAGCGGAAAAGATAAG includes:
- a CDS encoding radical SAM protein; this encodes MSTQPLKLKPGVIYGPVNSRRLGSSLGLNILPFRYKACPFNCLYCQYGFTGARGHTVSLEEREFPSESDVTYALEEALKEYPLVSYLTFSGNGEPTLHPRFSRIVDAVKNVRDRLNPEIKVAILSNSALIGNEDVREGLKKLDIRYMKLDVGDNAFFQKFNRPHPEVDFETIIEGLRALGDITIQSLFAGGPNGNAGEKAVNAWISRIAEIKPQECHIYSLDRPAADRTLTPLNRDDLESIKYQAEKISGVTVKVFER